The Pedobacter roseus genome contains a region encoding:
- a CDS encoding DUF420 domain-containing protein, protein MENSPIEKKYSKWIIILSIFIPVAVAFLFVVKLKDLGIDAPTLPFLPPIYATINGITAILLVVAVWAIKNGKINLHQNLMKTAIGCSLLFLVMYIAYHMTTPSTKFGGEGTIKYVYFFILLTHILLSIAIIPLVLVTYVRALAQRFDRHRKIARITFPLWLYVAITGVVVYLMISPYYQY, encoded by the coding sequence ATGGAAAATAGCCCGATTGAGAAAAAATACAGTAAATGGATTATTATCCTATCCATTTTTATTCCTGTTGCAGTAGCGTTTTTATTTGTGGTAAAGTTAAAAGACCTTGGTATTGATGCACCAACGCTTCCTTTTTTGCCGCCTATATATGCAACCATTAATGGTATAACTGCCATTTTATTAGTTGTAGCTGTATGGGCAATTAAAAACGGTAAAATTAACCTGCACCAAAATTTAATGAAAACAGCCATTGGCTGCTCTTTACTTTTTTTGGTGATGTATATTGCTTACCACATGACTACACCATCTACCAAGTTTGGAGGAGAGGGCACGATTAAATATGTATATTTCTTTATCCTGCTCACACACATCCTTCTTTCAATCGCCATTATACCTTTGGTATTGGTTACTTATGTGAGGGCATTGGCGCAGCGTTTCGATCGCCATAGAAAAATTGCAAGAATTACCTTCCCGCTTTGGCTTTATGTAGCCATAACCGGAGTAGTGGTGTACCTGATGATTTCGCCTTATTATCAGTATTAA
- a CDS encoding cytochrome c oxidase subunit 3, with translation MNAVSQLDQVKTGPWNGGRSPWSVEYGKIMMWFFLLSDAFTFSSLLIYYGAQRFSKLTWPDPDLVFQSIPGIKDTGAPLVFVGIMTFILILSSVTMVMAVEAGHRRSKKEVIAWLIPTIVLGFMFLGCQALEWSHLHHEGFWWGTIPSAEELKHLFDGPVSLVAAQQFANLFFTITGFHGFHVFSGVMINVIILIMTINGTFEKRGHYLMVEKVGLYWHFVDLVWVFVFTFFYLV, from the coding sequence ATGAATGCAGTATCACAATTAGATCAAGTTAAAACCGGGCCATGGAATGGTGGTCGTTCTCCGTGGTCGGTAGAATATGGTAAAATCATGATGTGGTTTTTCCTTTTGTCAGATGCTTTTACCTTTTCATCTTTATTGATCTACTACGGCGCTCAGCGTTTTTCTAAATTAACATGGCCAGATCCGGATTTGGTTTTCCAATCTATCCCCGGTATTAAAGATACAGGTGCACCATTAGTTTTTGTGGGTATCATGACTTTTATTCTGATCTTAAGCTCAGTAACCATGGTTATGGCAGTAGAGGCCGGACATCGTCGTTCTAAAAAAGAAGTAATTGCTTGGCTAATTCCTACAATTGTTTTAGGATTTATGTTCTTGGGCTGTCAGGCTTTAGAATGGAGCCACTTACACCATGAAGGTTTCTGGTGGGGTACAATTCCATCTGCTGAAGAGTTAAAACATTTATTTGATGGGCCAGTTTCTTTGGTTGCTGCACAACAGTTTGCAAACTTATTCTTTACCATTACAGGTTTTCACGGTTTCCACGTATTTAGTGGGGTAATGATCAATGTGATTATTTTAATCATGACGATTAACGGAACTTTCGAAAAAAGAGGACATTATTTAATGGTAGAAAAAGTTGGTTTATACTGGCACTTCGTAGATTTAGTATGGGTGTTTGTATTTACATTCTTCTATTTGGTTTAA
- a CDS encoding cytochrome C oxidase subunit IV family protein has protein sequence MSDHSHTTEGHEHGEHAGLDKAKIWKVAGILTLITAIEFIIALWAIPGHHIPQHVGNYIYIALTLVKAFYIVAYFMHLKYEKLGLQLALTVSFIFIGYFIVLMLIEGGFLNIHMMNH, from the coding sequence ATGTCAGATCACTCACATACAACAGAAGGACACGAGCATGGCGAACATGCAGGATTGGATAAAGCTAAAATCTGGAAAGTAGCCGGTATTTTAACTTTAATTACTGCAATCGAGTTTATCATAGCACTATGGGCAATCCCTGGTCATCATATCCCTCAACATGTAGGTAATTATATTTATATTGCTTTAACCCTTGTAAAGGCTTTTTATATTGTTGCTTACTTTATGCACTTAAAATATGAGAAATTAGGCCTGCAGCTTGCATTAACCGTTTCATTTATTTTCATTGGTTACTTTATTGTATTAATGTTAATAGAAGGTGGGTTTTTAAACATCCACATGATGAATCATTAA
- a CDS encoding SCO family protein, with the protein MKRNPIKKVIILVSILAIPGFLFFYLLPHFAKNRYKSLPVFGKKIVATTFHSVKGKKIPDTIYHQVPDFKFINQQNDSVSWKTLENKIVVLNLFYTGAGGQQTSKYIKKLSDGYEQKPLVKFLSLSVDPADKSKIKDYAAGFKAKEGKWDFLAGDTVKTYPLIKRGLLLDVIEDDTKEKPTFIFSNKILLIDNLHRIRGMYDADNAEANAKLEDEIKVLIAEYLRNVKDGR; encoded by the coding sequence ATGAAAAGAAATCCTATAAAAAAGGTAATAATCCTGGTAAGCATTTTAGCTATACCGGGATTTTTGTTTTTTTACTTATTGCCACACTTTGCAAAAAACCGGTATAAGAGTTTACCTGTTTTTGGTAAAAAGATCGTTGCCACCACTTTCCACAGTGTAAAAGGGAAGAAAATCCCCGATACCATTTATCATCAGGTTCCTGATTTTAAGTTCATCAATCAGCAAAATGATAGTGTGAGCTGGAAAACGCTGGAAAATAAGATCGTAGTGCTTAATCTGTTCTATACAGGCGCAGGTGGTCAGCAAACCAGTAAATACATTAAAAAGCTTTCTGATGGTTACGAACAGAAACCTTTGGTGAAGTTTTTAAGCTTATCGGTAGATCCTGCTGATAAAAGTAAAATAAAAGACTATGCGGCTGGTTTTAAAGCAAAAGAAGGTAAGTGGGATTTCCTTGCTGGAGATACCGTTAAAACTTACCCACTGATTAAAAGAGGTCTATTGCTCGATGTGATAGAGGATGATACCAAAGAAAAGCCAACCTTCATTTTTAGTAACAAAATTCTACTGATCGATAATTTGCATCGCATTCGTGGCATGTATGATGCAGACAATGCCGAGGCTAATGCTAAACTGGAAGACGAGATTAAAGTGCTAATCGCCGAGTATTTAAGGAATGTTAAGGACGGTAGATAG
- a CDS encoding RNA polymerase sigma factor — translation MGIDIKKFMVTGKTEDEHKLIEKIVEGDEQAFSVLFFKYLPVLQIFATKFTKSDDAAEEIIQDAFLRVWLNRDKLVEVENVKAYLYKYVSNECLSYLRRKLKEDKMVDAFTNKQLSSHNNTAEEINLNEITKIIAVAVEKLPEQRKNIYQLSRRDGKSIPEIAEILNISPNTVKNALVISLKSIRLHLNQHGIVFVFPIVCFFFKIK, via the coding sequence TTGGGTATAGATATCAAAAAATTTATGGTGACAGGAAAGACTGAAGATGAACATAAATTGATCGAAAAAATTGTTGAAGGTGATGAACAGGCTTTTTCTGTATTGTTCTTCAAATATCTTCCTGTACTCCAGATTTTCGCTACAAAGTTTACAAAATCTGATGATGCTGCCGAAGAAATTATTCAGGATGCTTTTTTAAGGGTTTGGCTTAACCGTGATAAATTAGTGGAAGTAGAGAATGTAAAAGCCTATCTTTATAAATATGTATCCAATGAATGTTTGAGTTATCTCCGCAGAAAACTCAAAGAAGATAAAATGGTTGATGCTTTTACTAATAAACAGCTCAGTAGTCATAATAATACTGCTGAAGAGATTAATTTGAATGAAATTACCAAGATTATAGCTGTGGCAGTAGAAAAGTTGCCCGAACAACGCAAAAACATTTATCAACTAAGCAGGCGTGATGGTAAAAGCATTCCGGAAATCGCTGAAATACTCAATATATCTCCAAATACAGTCAAAAATGCCCTTGTAATATCACTTAAGTCGATAAGGTTGCATTTAAATCAGCATGGGATTGTCTTTGTTTTTCCAATTGTTTGCTTCTTTTTTAAAATAAAATGA
- the cyoE gene encoding heme o synthase: MKQYLSDFSKLIKFRLSFTVVFSASISFLIGQKMQIGRSQDPAWVKKMVSLGETDIVHTINWGNWLILIAGGFLVTAAANCFNEIIEKDLDKLMSRTKDRPMPAGRMTTGQGLILGVFMAFLGTWLLGHLNLETGLLSVFSILLYAFAYTPLKRKSPIAVFVGAIPGALPPLIGYLAAFGSLKSEMFYAIDYNIAVILFLIQFVWQFPHFWAIAWVLDDDYKKAGFRLLPTKKRDKTSALLTFLSTLILIPVSLLPTIYGFGGYYIAGLSLIAGLIFSWLAFKLLMNRELIDAKKVMFCSFFYIPAVQLGLLLNFIAK; this comes from the coding sequence TTGAAACAATATCTTTCAGATTTTTCTAAACTCATCAAATTCAGGCTATCGTTTACGGTAGTGTTTTCGGCATCGATTTCTTTTTTAATTGGACAGAAAATGCAAATAGGCAGGAGTCAAGATCCTGCTTGGGTAAAGAAAATGGTGTCTTTAGGTGAAACTGACATTGTTCACACTATTAATTGGGGAAACTGGCTGATTTTAATTGCAGGTGGATTTTTAGTTACTGCAGCAGCAAACTGTTTTAACGAAATTATAGAAAAGGATCTGGATAAATTAATGTCGAGAACAAAAGACCGCCCGATGCCTGCTGGTAGAATGACAACCGGACAAGGCTTGATTTTGGGTGTGTTTATGGCATTTTTGGGTACCTGGTTACTGGGACATTTAAATCTTGAAACCGGTTTGTTATCTGTGTTTTCAATTTTATTGTATGCTTTTGCTTATACACCATTGAAAAGAAAATCGCCGATTGCTGTTTTTGTAGGTGCAATACCAGGGGCTTTGCCACCACTTATTGGTTATTTGGCTGCTTTTGGTAGTTTAAAGTCAGAAATGTTTTACGCAATTGACTATAATATTGCTGTTATTTTATTCCTGATCCAGTTTGTATGGCAGTTTCCACACTTTTGGGCCATTGCCTGGGTGCTGGATGACGATTACAAAAAAGCTGGTTTTAGATTATTACCAACCAAAAAACGAGATAAAACATCTGCGCTGCTTACTTTTTTAAGTACATTGATTTTAATCCCGGTAAGTTTATTGCCAACTATTTATGGTTTTGGCGGTTATTACATTGCTGGTTTATCATTAATAGCAGGATTGATATTTAGCTGGCTGGCTTTTAAACTTTTAATGAACAGAGAACTGATCGACGCGAAAAAAGTGATGTTCTGTTCGTTTTTTTACATCCCGGCTGTACAGTTGGGCTTATTATTAAATTTTATAGCAAAATAA
- a CDS encoding SusC/RagA family TonB-linked outer membrane protein, translating to MKLVTVILLASLMQVSAASFGQLVTLKERNVTLEKMFKEIRLQSGYDVLLSTSKISSTTTFNANFSNSTIEEVMAKIIAGKDLTYTIEDKTILIKPTEKSILDKVIGYFIAVKVSGKVRDKNGGILPGVSVREKGVANAVSTNGAGEYLISVKENATLVFSYIGYKTLEVQVGSKTLVNVTLEEDAAQLREVNVVSTGYQQLDRKLFTGSSTLVKAEDSQRNGVPDISRMLEGQVAGVSVQNVSGTFGAAPKIRVRGATSISGDNKPLWVVDGIILEDVVNISNDALSTGDANTLIGSSVAGLNPDDIESFNILKDAAATAMYGARAMNGVIVVTTKKGRQTEGAPRVSYTGNFTTYLKPDYSQFDILNSADQMSINLELENKGFFQQTSTKGANVGPFGKMYAALYNYDATTNTYELKNDVLSRTKYLERYANANTDWFDVLFKNSLLQEHSLSVTSGTEKFQTYASTSYLHDSGQTIGNSVDRFTGNFRLNWKMSDKLSVELLANGSVRDQRAPGTLTRNSDPVYGTFSRDFDINPYSYALNTSRAVTPYNQDGSLEYFTRNYAPFNILNELENNYLTLGQIDFKVQGGIKYKIIPSLTYSVDGAYRFAKTDRQHYIKENSNMAMAFRAGANDPTVMGSNPFLYQNPDDFSAYPIVTLPQGGFYNVNYDNLKNYYFRQNLEFNKTIAEVHKLNVFGSMEVRYIDRQTSNFDGVGYQYDNGGIVNANYNYFKKGQEAGAPYYGMSVGADRFAAFALRAAYAYKDKYSFNATTRYDGSNLMGKSRTARWLPTWNISGAWNIDQENFWPKNDIFTSARIRATYGLVANIGNANNSAAVYYNQISRRPYDNEKETVTYISSLANDELTWEKLKEANIGADLTFLKDRLNVTVDVYRRNIYDLIGSINTSGIGGEFTKTANYGKMKAHGVEFTIAGNAINKEDFRWRTQFNFAFNKNEITSLEVNPNIFSLVDDNGGALVGHAQAGLYSIQFAGLDHNYGYPYYIDEKGVRTTYVNLQSTDIGYLKYEGPIDPTLTGGFYNQFRYKGFGLSALFTFAAGNYIRLAQTFSSTYPDLYSMSKSMLNRWIQPGDEAFTTVPALLDAYTAARLVKESDGATIDARYPYNLYNFSSERVAKGDYIRFKQISLSYDIPKKLAAKFHMSNATVSLIGNNIALLYSDKRLNGQDPEFFGNGGVALPIPKQYTLSLKVGF from the coding sequence ATGAAGTTAGTTACGGTCATACTGCTTGCCTCTTTAATGCAGGTAAGTGCAGCTTCATTCGGCCAGTTGGTTACATTAAAGGAAAGGAATGTAACATTAGAGAAAATGTTCAAAGAAATCAGGCTGCAATCTGGTTACGATGTATTGTTATCAACCAGCAAGATTAGCAGTACAACTACTTTTAACGCAAATTTTAGCAATTCGACCATAGAAGAGGTAATGGCGAAAATCATCGCGGGTAAAGATTTAACCTATACCATTGAAGATAAGACCATTTTAATAAAACCGACCGAAAAATCTATTTTAGATAAAGTGATTGGTTATTTTATAGCTGTAAAGGTTTCGGGTAAAGTACGCGATAAAAACGGAGGTATTTTACCAGGCGTTAGTGTACGCGAAAAGGGGGTAGCCAATGCTGTATCAACCAATGGTGCTGGTGAATACTTAATCTCTGTTAAAGAAAATGCAACTTTGGTTTTTAGTTATATCGGCTACAAAACATTAGAAGTTCAGGTAGGCTCTAAAACTTTGGTTAATGTTACATTAGAAGAAGATGCAGCGCAATTAAGGGAGGTAAACGTAGTTTCTACTGGTTATCAACAGTTAGACAGAAAATTGTTTACGGGTTCTTCAACGTTGGTTAAAGCAGAAGATTCTCAACGAAACGGTGTTCCAGATATCAGCCGCATGTTAGAGGGCCAGGTTGCCGGTGTATCTGTTCAGAACGTTTCGGGTACTTTTGGTGCTGCTCCTAAAATCCGTGTTCGGGGTGCAACTTCAATATCCGGCGATAACAAGCCGCTTTGGGTGGTTGATGGTATTATCCTGGAGGATGTTGTAAATATTTCCAACGATGCACTATCAACAGGTGATGCGAATACATTAATCGGCTCTTCAGTTGCGGGTTTAAACCCTGATGATATCGAGAGTTTCAATATTTTAAAGGATGCTGCCGCTACGGCCATGTATGGTGCACGTGCCATGAACGGGGTTATTGTGGTAACAACTAAAAAAGGCCGCCAAACTGAAGGTGCCCCACGCGTTAGTTATACAGGTAACTTTACCACTTACTTAAAACCAGATTATTCGCAGTTCGACATTTTAAATTCTGCCGACCAAATGTCGATTAACCTGGAACTTGAGAATAAAGGATTTTTCCAACAAACATCAACTAAAGGCGCAAACGTTGGTCCTTTTGGTAAAATGTATGCTGCTTTATACAATTATGATGCAACTACCAATACCTATGAATTGAAAAATGATGTTTTAAGCCGCACAAAATACTTAGAAAGATATGCCAATGCCAATACCGATTGGTTTGATGTTTTGTTTAAGAACTCGCTGCTTCAAGAGCATTCGTTAAGTGTTACCTCTGGTACAGAGAAATTTCAAACTTATGCTTCGACATCGTATTTACATGATAGCGGACAAACAATAGGTAACTCGGTAGACCGCTTTACAGGTAATTTTAGGCTTAATTGGAAAATGAGCGATAAATTAAGTGTAGAGTTACTGGCAAACGGATCAGTACGTGATCAACGTGCGCCAGGTACTTTAACAAGAAACTCTGACCCGGTTTATGGAACTTTCTCGAGAGATTTCGATATTAACCCTTATTCGTATGCTTTAAACACCAGCAGAGCTGTAACACCTTATAATCAAGACGGAAGTTTGGAGTATTTTACCAGAAATTATGCGCCATTTAACATTTTAAATGAGTTAGAAAATAACTATTTAACCTTAGGCCAAATCGATTTTAAAGTTCAGGGTGGGATTAAATATAAAATTATTCCGAGTTTAACTTATTCTGTTGATGGAGCTTACCGTTTTGCTAAAACTGATCGTCAGCATTACATCAAAGAAAACTCCAATATGGCAATGGCTTTCAGGGCCGGAGCTAACGATCCAACTGTAATGGGTAGCAATCCATTCCTGTATCAAAATCCCGACGATTTCTCGGCATATCCAATTGTAACTTTACCGCAAGGTGGTTTCTACAATGTGAACTATGATAATTTAAAAAATTATTATTTCAGACAGAACTTAGAGTTTAATAAAACAATTGCCGAGGTTCATAAATTGAACGTTTTCGGATCAATGGAGGTTCGTTATATCGACAGACAAACATCAAATTTTGATGGTGTGGGTTATCAATATGATAATGGTGGTATTGTTAATGCCAATTACAACTACTTTAAAAAGGGACAGGAAGCCGGTGCGCCATATTACGGTATGAGTGTAGGTGCCGACCGTTTTGCTGCATTTGCTTTAAGGGCGGCTTATGCTTATAAAGATAAATATAGCTTTAACGCAACAACCCGTTATGATGGATCTAACCTGATGGGTAAAAGCAGAACTGCAAGATGGTTACCAACCTGGAACATTTCTGGTGCATGGAATATCGATCAGGAAAACTTTTGGCCTAAAAACGATATATTCACATCAGCACGTATCAGGGCAACTTATGGTTTAGTAGCAAACATTGGTAATGCCAATAACTCTGCTGCTGTTTATTACAACCAAATTTCGAGAAGACCATACGATAACGAAAAAGAAACAGTTACCTACATTTCGAGTTTAGCCAATGATGAGTTAACCTGGGAAAAATTGAAAGAGGCAAATATCGGTGCTGATTTAACATTCTTAAAAGACAGGTTAAATGTAACCGTTGATGTGTATAGAAGAAATATATACGATTTAATTGGTAGCATTAATACATCTGGTATTGGTGGTGAGTTTACCAAAACAGCCAATTATGGTAAAATGAAAGCTCATGGTGTAGAGTTTACTATTGCTGGTAATGCCATTAATAAAGAGGATTTTAGATGGAGAACCCAGTTCAACTTTGCTTTTAATAAAAACGAAATTACCTCTTTAGAAGTTAACCCAAATATTTTTAGCCTGGTTGATGATAATGGTGGTGCATTGGTTGGTCATGCTCAGGCAGGATTATATTCAATTCAATTTGCCGGCTTGGATCATAATTATGGCTATCCATATTATATTGACGAAAAAGGTGTACGTACCACTTATGTAAATTTACAGAGCACGGATATTGGTTATCTTAAATATGAAGGCCCAATAGACCCAACACTTACCGGAGGTTTTTATAACCAGTTCAGGTATAAAGGATTTGGTCTTTCTGCTTTATTTACTTTTGCCGCTGGTAACTACATCCGTTTAGCGCAAACATTTTCTTCTACCTATCCCGATCTGTATTCAATGTCTAAATCGATGCTGAACAGATGGATCCAGCCTGGTGATGAGGCTTTTACAACTGTTCCGGCTTTGTTGGATGCTTATACTGCGGCAAGACTTGTTAAAGAGTCGGATGGTGCAACCATAGATGCCCGTTACCCATATAACCTATATAATTTTTCGAGCGAGCGTGTTGCAAAAGGAGATTATATCAGGTTTAAACAAATCTCGTTAAGCTACGATATTCCTAAGAAACTTGCTGCCAAATTCCACATGTCGAATGCAACAGTATCTCTTATTGGAAATAACATTGCTTTATTATACTCTGATAAACGTTTAAACGGACAAGATCCTGAATTTTTCGGAAATGGCGGGGTGGCTTTACCAATCCCTAAACAATATACATTATCATTAAAGGTTGGATTCTAA
- a CDS encoding FecR family protein produces the protein MEERILYLLQQFTAKTLSPAEREELLAMAENGNSILTGEITKMIIAEEEYAADVVDEKWNPVLNKILTVDKPGRSPRRILMNTFKWAAAAVVFITFSFGAYISLNKKKEHVFATDVAPGKNKAILTLADGKKISLSDATTGDIAKEAGLSITKTADGQLVYNIAESENVEDTQLNTISTPNGGEWQIRLPDGSTVWLNAASSIQYPLNIGTAKQRIVKLNGEAYFEVAKNAAHPFIVETDKQSVEVLGTHFNINSYYDEVVTKTTLLEGSVRVSHGSTSQSEILKPGEQSIVSVSGINVKGVDLDEAIAWKNGYFMFNNEKQESILRKVARWYNVEIEYADPAAKEVMYYGTVSRFEKISKVLTKFEQTGEVRFDIKGNKVIVYKE, from the coding sequence ATGGAAGAACGTATACTTTATCTATTACAACAATTTACAGCTAAAACATTAAGCCCGGCAGAAAGAGAAGAACTCTTAGCTATGGCTGAGAATGGCAATTCAATCCTTACCGGTGAAATCACGAAAATGATTATCGCAGAGGAAGAATATGCTGCTGATGTTGTTGATGAAAAATGGAATCCCGTTCTAAATAAAATTCTTACTGTAGATAAACCTGGTCGCTCGCCTCGTCGGATTTTAATGAATACCTTCAAATGGGCTGCTGCAGCCGTTGTATTTATTACCTTCTCTTTTGGAGCTTATATTTCCTTAAATAAAAAGAAAGAGCACGTGTTCGCTACAGATGTTGCGCCTGGTAAAAACAAGGCCATCTTAACTTTGGCCGATGGAAAAAAGATTTCACTTTCTGACGCTACTACTGGTGATATTGCAAAAGAAGCGGGTTTATCCATCACCAAAACGGCCGATGGGCAATTGGTATATAATATTGCCGAATCAGAAAATGTTGAAGATACCCAGTTAAATACCATATCAACCCCAAATGGGGGCGAATGGCAGATTCGTTTACCTGATGGGTCGACAGTTTGGCTTAATGCCGCTTCTTCTATTCAATATCCCTTAAATATAGGAACGGCAAAACAGCGTATCGTTAAATTAAATGGTGAAGCCTATTTTGAAGTTGCCAAAAATGCTGCACATCCTTTTATCGTAGAAACAGATAAACAATCTGTTGAGGTATTAGGTACACACTTTAATATCAACAGCTATTACGACGAAGTCGTAACCAAAACAACCCTGTTGGAAGGAAGTGTGCGTGTATCGCACGGTAGTACTAGCCAAAGTGAAATACTTAAACCAGGAGAGCAATCTATCGTATCCGTTTCGGGCATTAATGTAAAAGGTGTTGACTTGGATGAAGCTATTGCCTGGAAGAACGGCTATTTCATGTTTAATAATGAAAAACAAGAAAGCATTTTGCGAAAAGTGGCCCGTTGGTATAACGTAGAAATAGAATATGCTGATCCAGCTGCAAAAGAGGTGATGTATTATGGAACGGTAAGCCGTTTCGAAAAAATATCAAAAGTGCTGACCAAGTTCGAACAGACTGGTGAAGTGCGTTTTGATATCAAAGGCAATAAAGTAATTGTCTACAAAGAATAA
- a CDS encoding cytochrome c oxidase subunit 3 has translation MEKIQDTFDPKPRKFIVWLFVVSSTIMFGGFTSYYLVFAASKGKGHGLVLPDAFIYSSLVIIASSITLFLASRALRKLNFSLQRNLLWVTVILAVAFGVMQFNAWGSMVRTGATLVGNNAAISFIYVVSGMHLLHIIAGVGLIINALAGSYKNIPAAKGQYRMEIASIFWHFIDILWIYLYVFLLLNR, from the coding sequence ATGGAAAAAATCCAGGATACATTTGATCCAAAACCCAGAAAGTTTATTGTTTGGCTATTTGTAGTATCATCTACCATTATGTTTGGAGGCTTTACCAGTTATTACCTGGTATTTGCGGCATCTAAAGGTAAAGGGCATGGTTTAGTATTGCCTGATGCATTTATTTACTCCAGCTTAGTGATTATAGCAAGCAGTATTACCTTGTTCTTAGCATCCCGAGCGCTAAGAAAATTAAATTTCAGTTTACAGCGCAACCTGCTTTGGGTTACCGTAATATTGGCCGTTGCTTTTGGCGTGATGCAGTTTAATGCATGGGGAAGTATGGTGAGAACAGGTGCAACCTTAGTGGGCAATAATGCAGCAATTTCTTTTATTTATGTGGTATCGGGCATGCACTTATTACACATTATAGCAGGTGTTGGGCTTATTATTAATGCATTAGCAGGCAGTTATAAAAACATTCCTGCTGCTAAAGGCCAGTATAGAATGGAAATTGCTTCTATTTTTTGGCATTTTATAGATATATTATGGATATATCTGTATGTTTTTTTACTTTTGAACCGTTAA
- a CDS encoding COX15/CtaA family protein, with product MVSRSEQRFIRINLITIIVTLLVILAGGIVRSTGSGMGCPDWPKCFDRYVPPTDVSQLPANYKEKYVAGRLKKNEKFARYLESMGKVALADSIRHDQSITVPEEFNPAKTWTEYLNRLAGVAAGIFLFLTAVYSFTYRKTAKRIILLSILNIFVVGYQAWLGSIVVSTNLAQWVVTVHMLLALVILAISIYTYNYAKQLNKAPSVIMYRILWLKGFLFFTLVISIIQIVLGTDVREAVDVIAKSLAYGSKATWISKVGSVFSYHRDLAILVVITNAIVYKMVIDRFSGKAAPLLTARFILITLLIQLLSGIALAYIAFPPAAQALHILFSTLLFSLQFYLYLLVYRTSTYKQ from the coding sequence ATGGTCAGTAGATCAGAACAACGTTTCATTAGAATTAATCTTATAACCATTATAGTTACGCTATTGGTTATACTTGCCGGTGGTATTGTACGCAGTACCGGATCGGGCATGGGTTGTCCGGATTGGCCTAAGTGTTTCGACCGTTATGTTCCGCCAACCGATGTATCACAGCTTCCTGCAAATTATAAAGAAAAATATGTTGCAGGCAGGTTGAAAAAGAATGAAAAGTTTGCCAGGTATTTAGAAAGTATGGGCAAAGTTGCCTTAGCTGATAGCATCAGGCACGATCAGAGCATTACTGTACCCGAAGAGTTTAATCCGGCTAAAACCTGGACGGAGTATTTAAACCGCTTGGCTGGGGTAGCAGCTGGAATATTCCTGTTTTTAACAGCCGTTTATTCTTTTACTTACCGCAAAACAGCAAAACGGATTATTTTGCTAAGTATCCTAAACATTTTTGTAGTAGGGTATCAGGCTTGGTTAGGATCCATAGTGGTATCAACCAATCTAGCTCAGTGGGTGGTAACGGTACACATGCTTTTGGCACTGGTTATTTTAGCCATATCCATTTATACCTATAATTACGCGAAACAGCTTAACAAAGCACCTTCTGTAATCATGTACCGGATATTATGGTTAAAAGGATTTTTGTTCTTCACCTTAGTGATCAGCATTATCCAGATCGTTTTAGGGACTGATGTGCGTGAGGCCGTAGATGTGATTGCAAAATCGCTTGCTTATGGCAGTAAAGCCACGTGGATTTCGAAAGTGGGGTCTGTGTTTTCTTATCACCGCGATCTGGCCATTTTAGTGGTGATAACCAATGCGATTGTTTACAAAATGGTTATCGATCGTTTTAGTGGTAAAGCAGCACCATTATTAACCGCAAGGTTTATACTAATTACGCTCCTGATCCAATTATTAAGTGGTATTGCATTAGCTTATATTGCTTTTCCACCAGCAGCGCAGGCATTACATATTCTGTTCTCAACGCTGTTATTTAGTTTACAGTTTTATCTGTACCTGTTGGTTTACCGAACAAGTACTTATAAACAATAA